The genomic interval GTCCAACAGGAAATCAACAGACCTGAAGACCAACAGAAACCACAAAATGAGACACtcacgctcacacactcacgctCGCACACTCACGCTCGCACACTCACGCTCGCACACTCACGCTCGCACACTCACGCTCGCacacactcgctcgctcactcacacactcactcactcactcactcactcacacactcacacactcactcacacactcactcactcactcacacactcactcactcactcactcactcactcactcactcactcacacactcactcacacactcacacactcactcacacactcactcacacactcactcacacactcactcactcactcactcacacactcactcactcactcactcactcactcactcactcactcactcactcactcactcactcactcactcactcactcactcactcactcactcactcactcactcactcactcactcactcacacacacactcactcactcacacactcactcactcacacactcactcacacactcactcactcacacacacactcactcacactcactcactcacacactcactcacacactcactcacactcactcactcactcactcactcacacactcactcactcacacactcacacacacactcactcacactcactcactcactctcactcactcactcacacactcactcactcactcacacactcactcacacactcactcactcacacacacactcactcacactcactcactcactcactcactcactcacacactcactcacacactcactcacactcactcacacacacactcactcacactcactcacactcactcactcactcacacactcactcactcacacactcactcacacactcactcactcacacacacactcactcacactcactcactcacacactcactcacacactcactcactcacacacacactcactcacactcactcactcactcacacacacacacactcactcacacactcactcacacactcactcactcactcactcactcactcactcactcactcactcactcactcactcactcactcactcacacacactcactcactcactcactcactcactcactcactcacacacactcactcactcacacactcactcactcacacactcactcactcacacacacacactcactcactcactcactcactcactcactcacactcactcactcactcactcactcactcactcactcactcactcactcactcactcacacacactcacacactcacgctcgcacacactcgctcactcacacacactcactcacacacactcactcactcacacacactcactcactcacacacactcactcacacacactcactcacacacactcactcacacacactcactcacacacactccctcacacacacacacacactcactcactcactcactcactcactcactcactcactcactcactcacacacacacactccctcacacacacacacacactcactcactcactcactcactcacacacactcactcacacacacacacacactcacacactcactcactcactcactcacacacacactcacacactgactcacactcacacactaactcacactcactcacacactcactcacacactcactcactaactcacactcacacactaactcacactcacacactaactcacactcactcacacactcacactcacacactaactcacacactaactcacacactaactcacacactaactcacacactcactcactcactcactcactcactcactcactcactcactcactcactcactcactcactcactcactcactcactcactcactcactcactcactcactcactcacacactcactcacacacacacacacacactcactcactcacacacacacactcactcactcacacactcacacacactcacactcactcactcacctgtCGATGGGCGTGATGATGAAGGGGATGGTGGAGAGGCCGATGGCGGTTGTGGTCCACTTGCGCACAGGAAGTGGCCAGCGTGTGGTTTTCTCCAGCAGGAAGAGAGACGCGGCACAGACGCGGTTTATGGTGAATCCAGGAATCGCCACTGAAGCCAAAGCCTGCCAAACGAAGGTGTCGACCACGGCCACGCCCACACGCACCGCCTTCCCAGAATCCTCCCCGTGAGccttcacacacacgcacacacacagacacacacacacacacacgttaggtttttgtgaattgtggggactttccataggcatagtggattttacactgtacaaactgtacattctatccccttacactgcccctaccccttaatcttcccatcacacacacactacccctaaacctacccatcacacacacactacccctaaacctacccatcacacacacacactgcccctgccccttatcttcccatcacaggaaacattctgcatttttacattttcaaaaaaacataatttagtatgtttataaatcaatTTATATTGTGGGGACCGCTGACTGCTggtctcaggtttatattacattgtggggacatttggtaaatgtaatataaacaagtacacacacacacacacacacacacacacacacacacacacacacacacacacacacacacacacacacacacacacacacacacacggtttcaAAGCATATCATGGTATAGAGAATGATGATGGTGTCATTCTCATATCACAAAATTTACTGCATCATTTTATAATCAAATCTGGACAACcgctgttgtgtgataaaagtgatATGAAATGcattaatgtgtaatgtgtatATTA from Pseudorasbora parva isolate DD20220531a chromosome 3, ASM2467924v1, whole genome shotgun sequence carries:
- the mtfp1 gene encoding mitochondrial fission process protein 1 codes for the protein MEHTPEKRGAEVDIYRDTWVRFLGYANEVGEAFRALVPVSAVWASYAVATAYVSADALDKGKKAAAAHGEDSGKAVRVGVAVVDTFVWQALASVAIPGFTINRVCAASLFLLEKTTRWPLPVRKWTTTAIGLSTIPFIITPIDRSVDFLLDSSLRKLYGEGEKPE